One segment of Rhodothermus bifroesti DNA contains the following:
- a CDS encoding NirA family protein → MQPPDAIPNLPFSEEQKQYLQGFMAGVLQRGGLTFVGQTADGRFTHQPEQAVRDLAATPAATTFYGTPVDRLCKQEHIKLELHPLDMWDRVLENAAAGRFPEGDDVFRYKTLGLFYVAPAQNAFMLRCRIAGGLLSSHQARGLAELAMRYGGGYLDLTTRANIQVREIRAQDAANVLMALADLGLTSRGAGADNIRNITATPTTGFDVQELFDLRPLVRALYYYILHSRDLYNLPRKFNVAFDSGGVVTAAAETNDLGFIAVRVEEGHEVAPGVYFRIELGGVTGHGSFAQDTGYMVPPEACLATAAAIIRVYLEHGDRTNRKKARLKYLLEAWGPERFMEAVQKRLAFPLVKLPRTACWRPSPRPNAHVGIHPQKPEGHYYIGIDVPVGRLQADQLRALADIADRYGTGELRLTVFQNLLIPGIPEAELNAACDALHRIGLSPTATALRQGLVACTGNAGCPYARTNTKAHALELVRYLEETAGIRIDQPLNIHLTGCPHSCAQHYCGDIGLLGVKVQTPNGETVEGYDIVVGGGLEAEQGLARPLARSVPFENVPPLIAHLLRTYLNQRQAGESFAAFTRRLDEVALQQLTQEAKPV, encoded by the coding sequence ATGCAGCCGCCTGATGCCATACCCAACTTGCCGTTCAGCGAAGAGCAAAAGCAGTATCTCCAAGGCTTTATGGCCGGAGTGCTGCAACGCGGAGGGTTGACCTTTGTAGGCCAAACAGCCGACGGCCGCTTTACGCACCAGCCCGAACAGGCCGTACGCGACCTGGCAGCAACACCGGCTGCAACGACTTTCTACGGCACTCCGGTCGATCGTCTTTGTAAGCAGGAGCATATTAAACTGGAGCTGCATCCGCTCGACATGTGGGACCGGGTGCTCGAAAACGCCGCGGCTGGCCGCTTCCCTGAGGGGGACGACGTCTTTCGGTATAAAACCCTAGGACTTTTTTACGTAGCCCCGGCTCAAAATGCCTTTATGCTACGCTGCCGCATTGCTGGAGGGCTGCTGTCTAGCCATCAGGCACGCGGCTTGGCCGAGCTGGCAATGCGTTACGGCGGCGGCTACCTGGACCTCACCACCCGGGCAAATATTCAGGTGCGAGAAATCCGGGCCCAGGATGCAGCCAACGTGCTTATGGCCCTGGCCGACTTGGGACTGACTTCGCGCGGCGCTGGCGCAGACAATATCCGCAACATCACGGCTACACCCACCACTGGCTTTGATGTGCAGGAACTCTTCGACCTGAGGCCACTGGTACGCGCGCTCTACTACTACATCCTGCACAGCCGTGACCTTTACAACCTACCGCGAAAATTCAACGTGGCTTTTGACAGCGGTGGCGTTGTCACGGCCGCTGCTGAAACAAACGACCTGGGTTTTATCGCAGTCCGCGTAGAGGAAGGGCATGAGGTGGCCCCAGGCGTCTACTTTCGCATCGAGTTAGGTGGCGTAACAGGGCATGGCTCGTTTGCCCAGGATACAGGCTATATGGTGCCGCCCGAGGCTTGCCTGGCCACAGCTGCTGCCATCATCCGCGTATATCTGGAGCATGGCGACCGTACCAATCGGAAAAAAGCTCGCCTGAAGTACTTACTGGAAGCTTGGGGGCCTGAGCGCTTCATGGAAGCTGTCCAAAAGCGACTGGCTTTCCCACTTGTGAAGCTTCCTCGCACTGCCTGCTGGCGACCTTCACCTCGCCCCAACGCCCATGTAGGCATCCATCCACAAAAACCTGAGGGACATTATTACATCGGCATCGATGTTCCTGTGGGTCGCCTCCAAGCCGACCAGTTGCGGGCCTTGGCCGACATCGCCGATCGCTACGGCACCGGGGAGCTGCGGCTGACGGTTTTTCAGAACCTGCTGATCCCAGGCATTCCTGAAGCCGAGCTGAACGCTGCTTGCGATGCCCTTCATCGCATTGGCCTTTCGCCCACCGCTACTGCACTGCGCCAAGGACTGGTGGCCTGCACCGGCAACGCAGGGTGCCCCTATGCCCGTACGAACACCAAAGCCCATGCGCTGGAACTGGTACGTTACCTAGAAGAAACAGCCGGCATCCGCATCGATCAACCCCTGAACATTCACCTGACGGGCTGCCCGCACTCCTGCGCGCAGCATTACTGCGGCGACATCGGTCTACTTGGCGTCAAAGTGCAAACCCCAAACGGCGAGACCGTTGAAGGCTACGACATTGTGGTGGGCGGGGGACTGGAAGCTGAACAAGGGCTGGCCCGGCCGCTGGCCCGCAGCGTTCCTTTTGAAAACGTACCGCCGCTGATCGCCCACCTGCTCCGCACCTACCTGAACCAGCGTCAGGCAGGTGAATCCTTTGCCGCCTTTACCCGACGCTTGGATGAGGTCGCGTTGCAACAACTAACGCAGGAAGCCAAACCCGTTTAA
- a CDS encoding flavodoxin domain-containing protein yields MVPYIPENAPFTPAQRAWLNGFLAGLFSTQPLPSNASAPTASPPGLKVTLLFGSQTGTAEGLAREAGRRLNAEGFTARVCSMDAYDPADLAQEHVLLVVTSTYGEGEMPDNAQRFWAFLSSDQAPPLNHVHYSVLALGDSSYPTFCQAGKAFDARLEALGAHRLHPRVDCDVDVEAPFTQWYQGVLEALKTLSVAEPLRQAA; encoded by the coding sequence ATGGTGCCCTATATCCCAGAAAATGCACCGTTTACACCGGCCCAACGGGCCTGGCTAAACGGCTTTCTGGCGGGCCTGTTCTCCACGCAGCCGTTGCCTTCCAATGCCTCAGCACCTACGGCCTCACCCCCTGGCCTTAAGGTGACCCTTTTGTTTGGCTCGCAAACCGGTACAGCCGAAGGCTTAGCCCGCGAAGCTGGCCGACGCCTCAATGCTGAGGGATTCACGGCCCGCGTCTGCAGCATGGATGCTTACGACCCAGCCGATCTGGCCCAAGAACATGTACTGCTTGTGGTCACCAGTACCTATGGCGAGGGAGAAATGCCCGACAATGCGCAGCGCTTTTGGGCATTCCTTTCCAGCGATCAAGCCCCCCCGCTCAACCATGTGCACTACAGCGTGCTGGCCTTAGGGGATTCGAGCTATCCCACATTTTGCCAAGCAGGCAAGGCCTTTGATGCCCGACTTGAAGCCTTAGGCGCACACCGCCTACACCCACGCGTCGATTGTGATGTAGACGTAGAAGCCCCCTTTACCCAGTGGTACCAAGGGGTCTTAGAAGCCCTCAAAACCCTTTCTGTTGCTGAACCTTTACGTCAAGCTGCCTGA
- a CDS encoding diflavin oxidoreductase yields the protein MYAPYLPETAPFSPEQRAWLNAFLAQLAVTLGSGDSGGDGQPVSTLPTLRPGDGQATLEPPLPPRYDRKHPFPAYLLQSRKLTGEGSSKDIRHVIFSLEGSGLTYEVGDALGVYPENDPELVAMLLEVGGYTGEEPVKRPDGTEVSLREALLRHYELGRPSRPLLEAAAPYHDTLPGLLREATALQTYLTGRDVLDILRESPAFRPDPETFVGLLRPLAPRLYSISSSPRVHSEAVHLTVGVVRYEAHGRLRKGVCSTFLAERAAHSVPVFVHSNPNFRLPPDPEAPVIMIGAGTGIAPFRAFLEDREATGARGATWLFFGERNRATDFLYQEELDRWQQRGVLTRLDTAFSRDQAQKCYVQHRMLEQARRLYAWLEEGAYVYVCGDATHMARDVEAALLTILRQEGKCSEENALEKLNNLKKSRRYQRDVY from the coding sequence ATGTACGCGCCTTACCTTCCAGAAACCGCCCCTTTCTCGCCGGAGCAACGCGCTTGGCTCAACGCCTTCTTGGCCCAACTGGCAGTGACGCTGGGATCAGGGGATTCCGGCGGCGATGGTCAACCCGTGTCTACCTTACCCACCTTGCGCCCTGGAGATGGCCAAGCTACCCTCGAGCCCCCACTGCCACCGCGCTACGACCGCAAGCATCCCTTCCCAGCCTATCTGCTTCAGTCGCGCAAACTCACAGGGGAAGGTTCTAGCAAAGACATCCGTCATGTGATCTTCTCGCTCGAAGGCTCAGGCCTTACCTACGAAGTGGGCGATGCGCTGGGCGTCTATCCGGAAAATGACCCAGAACTGGTCGCTATGCTGCTTGAAGTAGGGGGCTACACAGGGGAAGAGCCCGTAAAACGACCTGACGGCACAGAAGTCTCCCTTCGAGAAGCGTTGCTGCGCCACTACGAACTAGGCAGGCCCTCGCGCCCGCTGCTGGAGGCGGCTGCGCCTTACCACGACACGCTTCCGGGATTGCTGCGGGAGGCTACAGCGCTTCAAACCTATCTGACAGGCCGCGATGTGCTCGACATCCTGCGCGAAAGCCCTGCTTTCCGCCCGGACCCGGAAACGTTCGTAGGGCTACTGCGGCCACTTGCACCCCGACTTTACTCAATCTCTTCTAGTCCCCGCGTGCATTCTGAGGCTGTACATCTCACCGTTGGCGTCGTACGCTACGAAGCCCATGGCCGCTTGCGCAAAGGCGTTTGCTCCACGTTTCTGGCCGAACGGGCTGCCCACTCTGTACCGGTTTTTGTCCATTCCAATCCCAACTTCCGTTTGCCACCCGATCCTGAAGCCCCTGTGATCATGATTGGGGCCGGCACAGGTATTGCCCCCTTCCGAGCTTTTTTGGAAGACCGCGAGGCCACAGGTGCACGTGGCGCTACCTGGCTATTTTTTGGTGAGCGTAACCGGGCAACCGATTTCCTCTACCAAGAAGAACTGGACCGATGGCAGCAACGCGGCGTGCTTACGCGACTAGACACGGCCTTTTCACGCGATCAGGCGCAAAAGTGCTACGTCCAGCACCGAATGCTGGAGCAGGCCCGCAGGCTTTATGCCTGGCTTGAGGAAGGGGCTTACGTGTACGTCTGTGGCGATGCTACACACATGGCTCGCGATGTGGAAGCAGCTCTCCTTACCATCCTGCGTCAAGAAGGAAAATGCTCGGAGGAGAACGCCTTGGAGAAGCTTAACAATCTAAAAAAATCCCGACGCTACCAACGCG